In the Malania oleifera isolate guangnan ecotype guangnan chromosome 1, ASM2987363v1, whole genome shotgun sequence genome, one interval contains:
- the LOC131145730 gene encoding F-box/LRR-repeat protein At4g14103-like isoform X1, with protein MLKSLKILDGADESVDSISSLPDSLLCHILSFLPTKDAVRTSTLSARWKYLFASIPDLDFDESLVGHPCFVDFVYRSLALRGSLRINAFRLKCYVSNNYPHLNAWISAAVCRDVREFDLLIDANRYLLCSNLFTCQTLVVLKLDLNFCFNVPANVRLPSLKILHLVSVEFENDCSMETLFSGCPVLEDLHMRDCWLDSLPALDISISTLKNLTIKSESAIRYKVTINAPSLECLDYFDVLADGYTLENLNSLSEAHIDVKPSIRYVNSFFHFSACTRPC; from the coding sequence ATGTTGAAGTCCTTGAAGATTCTTGATGGTGCCGACGAATCCGTAGACAGCATCAGCAGTCTCCCAGACTCTCTTCTCTGTCACATTCTCTCGTTCCTCCCCACCAAAGATGCAGTCAGAACCAGCACCTTGTCCGCTCGCTGGAAGTACCTCTTCGCCTCAATCCCAGATCTCGACTTCGATGAATCTTTGGTGGGTCATCCCTGTTTTGTTGATTTCGTGTACAGATCGTTGGCTCTTCGCGGTTCGCTCCGTATAAATGCATTTCGCCTTAAATGTTATGTTAGCAACAACTATCCGCATCTCAATGCGTGGATATCCGCCGCTGTATGCCGTGATGTTCGCGAATTTGATCTTCTCATTGATGCCAATCGGTATCTGCTGTGTTCTAATCTCTTCACTTGCCAAACCCTAGTCGTTCTAAAATTGGATTTGAATTTTTGCTTCAATGTTCCCGCCAATGTGCGTCTTCCAAGCCTCAAGATTCTCCATCTTGTGTCGGTTGAGTTCGAGAACGACTGTTCGATGGAGACGCTCTTTTCTGGGTGCCCTGTGCTTGAAGATTTGCATATGCGTGACTGCTGGTTGGACAGTTTGCCTGCGCTCGACATTTCAATTTCTACACTTAAGAACCTCACGATCAAAAGCGAGTCTGCTATTAGATACAAAGTCACGATTAATGCTCCAAGCCTTGAATGCCTAGACTACTTTGATGTTTTAGCCGACGGCTACACTCTGGAGAATCTGAACTCTCTATCTGAAGCTCATATTGATGTCAAGCCGAGCATTCGCTATGTTAATAGCTTCTTTCATTTTTCAGCATGTACGCGACCTTGTTGA
- the LOC131149601 gene encoding F-box/LRR-repeat protein At3g59250-like encodes MGSPLNLKRRHSAAGEATDDRISRLPDSVLSLILSFVPTTDAMRASVLSTRWKHLFASASNLLFDDSLVVFDFHKRGGKRRKTDLVLFNSFVSFVYRVATLTVLKLTMNGAELNVLASVRFSSMKILHLRSMVLVDDGSVKRLFAGCSVLEDLLIKFCNFNRMKVVDISIPTLLRLTIDGRTSNYEIPPYEIVFDFPLLGYLNYVDFEAKGYEWKNLENSLVEAHVNIRPVCGMRSIAGLKVVNFLKGIYNVSSLHLINDYLLVSFLHFLFVSVNS; translated from the exons ATGGGTTCGCCCCTGAATTTGAAACGCCGACACTCTGCAGCGGGTGAAGCTACAGATGATAGGATCAGCCGTCTCCCGGACTCTGTTCTTTCTCTTATTCTCTCGTTCGTTCCTACAACTGATGCAATGAGAGCCAGCGTCTTGTCCACCAGGtggaagcatctctttgcttccGCCAGTAACCTCCTCTTCGACGATTCCCTTGTCGTTTTTGACTTCCATAAACGTGGCGGTAAAAGGCGTAAAACAGATTTGGTCCTCTTTAATAGTTTTGTGAGTTTCGTTTACAGAGT CGCAACACTGACGGTTCTAAAATTGACCATGAATGGGGCTGAGCTTAATGTTCTTGCAAGTGTTCGTTTTTCAAGTATGAAGATTCTTCATCTTCGGAGCATGGTGTTGGTCGATGATGGTTCGGTTAAACGCTTATTTGCTGGCTGCTCTGTGCTTGAAGATCTGCTCATAAAATTCTGCAATTTTAACAGAATGAAAGTCGTTGATATTTCAATACCTACACTTCTAAGGCTGACCATTGATGGAAGAACATCCAATTACGAAATACCTCCGTATGAAATAGTGTTTGATTTTCCGCTCCTTGGGTACCTAAACTACGTTGATTTTGAAGCCAAAGGATATGAATGGAAGAATCTAGAAAACTCTCTCGTTGAAGCTCATGTTAACATTCGCCCGGTATGTGGAATGCGGTCTATAGCAGGTCTGAAAGTTGTCAATTTTCTTAAAGGCATCTACAATGTGAGTAGTCTCCATTTAATAAATGATTATCTACTGGTAAGTTTCCTTCATTTCCTTTTTGTGTCTGTAAATTCTTAA
- the LOC131145730 gene encoding putative F-box/FBD/LRR-repeat protein At1g66290 isoform X2, producing MSSRAFAMLIASFIFQHVRDLVEGISNVGFLYLSAGTLQTLEIAKCCLPTFSNLIHLGLGTVNYNGWELVLKLLNSSSNLEVLLFSEGFLQQKDFDYHLPNHVPTCLSLHLEELEIEEFHGRRCELQLVKFVLASAEVLRKITIDSSMSMEKELLIAKRLLTFPRCSEICQIKLLSKYERK from the exons ATGTCAAGCCGAGCATTCGCTATGTTAATAGCTTCTTTCATTTTTCAGCATGTACGCGACCTTGTTGAAGGGATTTCTAATGTGGGATTTCTTTATTTGTCCGCCGGCACTTTGCAG ACTCTTGAAATCGCCAAATGTTGCTTGCCCACATTTTCTAACTTGATTCATTTGGGACTTGGCACTGTCAATTATAATGGATGGGAACTGGTGCTTAAATTACTTAATAGTTCGTCCAATCTTGAAGTGCTTTTGTTTTCAGAG GGTTTTTTACAACAGAAGGACTTTGACTATCACTTGCCAAACCATGTGCCTACATGTCTGTCATTACACCTTGAGGAACTTGAAATAGAGGAATTCCATGGGAGGAGATGTGAACTTCAGCTAGTGAAGTTTGTCTTAGCTAGTGCAGAAGTATTGAGAAAGATAACAATTGATTCTTCTATGTCCATGGAGAAGGAATTGCTTATTGCCAAGAGATTGTTAACCTTTCCAAGGTGCTCAGAAATATGTCAGATCAAGCTCCTCtcaaaatatgaaagaaaataa